A DNA window from Vigna angularis cultivar LongXiaoDou No.4 chromosome 1, ASM1680809v1, whole genome shotgun sequence contains the following coding sequences:
- the LOC108333493 gene encoding uncharacterized protein LOC108333493 translates to MMPKCSVPPLQFHTVNGLRQLAETRRFKVWLLDQFGVLHDGKQPYPAAISTLENIAKTGAKMVIISNSSRRSSTTIEKVKGLGFDASLFLGAVTSGELTHQYLQRRDDPWFAALGRSCIHFTWNGRGAISLEGLDLQVVENVEEAEFVLAHGTEALGNADGSARSMKLEDLEKILELCAFKGIPMVVANPDYVTVEARDLRVMPGTLAAKYEKLGGEVKWMGKPDEIIYKSAMSMAGTDGSDCIAVGDSFHHDIKGANAAGIESVFITGGIHATELGLHSFGEVADSSSVQSLASKYEAYPSYVLSAFTW, encoded by the exons ATGATGCCCAAATGCTCTGTGCCGCCCCTTCAGTTTCATACCGTGAACGGTCTCCGACAACTCGCCGAAACGCGCCGTTTCAAG GTATGGTTGTTGGACCAGTTTGGAGTACTCCACGACGGAAAACAACCTTATCCAGCTGCTATTTCGACAT taGAAAATATAGCAAAGACGGGTGCTAAGATGGTGATCATAAGCAACTCCTCAAGACGATCGTCAACCACCATTGAAAAAGTGAAGGGTCTTGGCTTTGATGCCTCTCTTTTTCTGGGGGCCGTCACTAGTGGAGAACTAACTCACCAGTATTTGCAAAG GAGAGATGATCCTTGGTTTGCGGCATTAGGAAGATCTTGTATTCATTTCACCTGGAATGGCCGGGGAGCAATCTCTCTTGAG GGCTTAGACTTGCAAGTTGTGGAGAATGTTGAAGAAGCTGAATTTGTTTTGGCTCATGGTACTGAAGCCTTGGGGAATGCTGATGGGAGTGCACGTTCAATGAAACTTGAAGACCTTGAGAAAATCTTGGAGCTTTGTGCTTTCAAAGGAATTCCTATGGTTGTAGCCAATCCAGATTATGTAACTGTTGAAGCAAGAGACTTACGTGTGATGCCTG GTACACTGGCAGCTAAATATGAAAAGCTTGGGGGTGAAGTAAAATGGATGGGAAAACCTGATGAG ATAATCTACAAGTCAGCCATGTCAATGGCTGGTACAGATGGCTCTGACTGTATTGCTGTGGGTGATTCATTCCATCATGATATTAAGGGTGCTAATGCTGCTGGAATAGAATCAGTTTTTATCACTGGTGGGATTCACGCTACTGAACTTGGGCTCCATAGTTTTGGAGAAGTTGCAGATTCATCTTCTGTGCAATCACTTGCTTCCAAATATGAAGCTTATCCATCTTATGTGTTGTCAGCTTTCACCTGGTAG